One Papaver somniferum cultivar HN1 chromosome 10, ASM357369v1, whole genome shotgun sequence genomic window carries:
- the LOC113319390 gene encoding glutamate receptor 2.7-like isoform X1 → MKELIIHNYYHQLFLFFFVIHFIGGDHELVVMGQNTKQVVVEEFKVGVVLDLNMSVSKVWLTSMNMALSDFYATTPRKRRLVLHVRDSNRDVLDASSATIDLIKNVEVQAIIGPMSSAQAIHMVLLGSRSQVPIISFSATSPSISLSQNPYFIRTSLEDSSQVNAIAAIVKAFGWRTVVPLYEDTEYGHGIVPYLVDALQNINTRVPYRSVFPNSASDDRIVQELHNLRTMQTRVFIVHMVSPLGLRIFEKAKQIGMMSEGYSWIVTEGLGSHLSSFNSSVIDSMQGVVAVRPYIAMSKELSSFGVKWKRKFQKENPDVERNLDILGIWAYDTVWALARAVEKLKSANVRFSKGTTASLNSSDVAKLGVSQIGPELLQGISNMKFKGLSGDFHLVDRQLQSKTFQILNVVGTGAREVGIWTHSNGIIKDISLVETAKSTYLTSNKDNLRPIIWPGDTTNIPKGWEIPTNHKKLRIGVPVKKGFNEFVKVEKNSDSYSGYKVTGYCIDVFDAALDKLRYAVLYDLIPFQNNDGKAGSYDDLVYQVTVQKFDAVVGDVTITANRSEIVDFTLPYAEGGVSMVVRVKKDMSKDTWIFLKPLEWKLWVTTGAFFLIIGVVIWILEHRVNREFRGGPHPLYQWGTMLSFSFSTLVFAQKERVLSTLGRFVIGIWFFVVLILTQSYTANLTSMLTVQRSDPTYSNINELIKYGYNVGYQEGSFVFGMLKQKGFAESNLKIYRSPEEFDEAFSKGTIKGGIDAAFEELPYIELLLATYCDKYMMVGEIHQNDGLGFVFPKGSPLAPDISRKILSIREEGKTQKLKQASFKSKISCSNKDAFASSNSLTLSSFWVLFLITGLCAAFSIIVFLIVFLRENRDILNDSNSTIRDKIIDLLKKFYEYDENRMITYFECNPACNEQNKVIVNGDQHAAETVDTGDSPPRIDNSPSIASFGIVTPQNGNFNTARRNSTTLNADYDIGYFTATSESDTDFENSTPRDSDSVSDVRTSALQHLMTHDVDLQGHREFEEQ, encoded by the exons ATGAAGGAACTAATtattcataattattatcatcaactattcttgttcttctttgttattcaTTTTATAGGAGGAGATCATGAATTAGTGGTAATGGGTCAAAATACAAAACAAGTAGTAGTTGAGGAGTTTAAAGTTGGTGTGGTTCTTGATCTGAACATGTCTGTGTCAAAGGTGTGGTTGACTTCCATGAACATGGCTCTCTCCGACTTTTATGCAACTACTCCTCGTAAGAGAAGGTTGGTTCTCCATGTAAGGGATTCTAACAGAGATGTTCTCGATGCTTCCTCTGCAA CTATAGATTTGATAAAAAATGTTGAAGTCCAAGCGATCATAGGTCCCATGTCATCAGCACAAGCTATTCATATGGTTCTTCTTGGAAGCCGATCTCAAGTTCCGATTATTTCTTTCAGTGCAACaagtccttctatttctctttctcAAAATCCTTATTTCATTCGTACATCACTAGAAGATTCATCTCAAGTAAATGCCATTGCTGCCATTGTGAAGGCTTTTGGATGGAGAACAGTTGTACCTCTTTATGAAGACACCGAATATGGACATGGTATTGTTCCATATTTAGTTGATGCGCTTCAAAATATCAATACTAGAGTTCCTTATAGGAGTGTATTCCCCAATTCAGCTTCCGACGATCGAATTGTCCAAGAACTTCACAATTTAAGAACAATGCAAACAAGGGTATTCATTGTGCACATGGTCTCACCACTAGGATTACGTATTTTCGAGAAAGCTAAACAAATTGGTATGATGAGCGAAGGGTACTCTTGGATTGTTACGGAAGGCTTAGGCTCTCATTTGAGTTCGTTCAATTCTTCGGTTATTGATTCAATGCAAGGAGTAGTAGCTGTAAGGCCATATATTGCTATGTCCAAAGAGCTTAGCTCATTTGGGGTGAAATGGAAAAGAAAGTTTCAGAAAGAGAACCCAGATGTTGAAAGGAATTTGGATATTTTAGGTATATGGGCATATGATACAGTTTGGGCACTGGCAAGAGCAGTTGAGAAACTTAAAAGCGCCAATGTTCGATTCAGTAAGGGAACCACAGCCTCTTTAAACTCAAGCGATGTTGCAAAACTAGGTGTTTCTCAAATAGGTCCTGAACTTTTGCAAGGAATTTCCAATATGAAATTTAAAGGCCTAAGTGGGGACTTTCATCTCGTCGATAGACAACTGCAATCCAAAACCTTTCAAATACTCAATGTCGTTGGAACTGGGGCAAGAGAAGTTGGAATTTGGACACATTCAAATGGAATCATAAAGGATATAAGCTTAGTTGAGACTGCCAAAAGCACATACTTGACATCAAACAAAGACAACTTACGCCCTATCATATGGCCTGGAGATACTACGAACATTCCTAAAGGTTGGGAAATTCCAACAAATCATAAAAAGTTAAGAATTGGAGTTCCGGTAAAAAAGGGTTTCAATGAATTTGTGAAGGTAGAAAAAAATTCTGACAGTTATTCGGGATATAAAGTCACTGGTTATTGCATAGATGTGTTTGATGCTGCATTAGATAAGTTGCGATATGCTGTTCTCTATGATCTCATTCCTTTTCAGAATAACGATGGCAAAGCTGGAAGTTACGATGATCTTGTGTACCAAGTGACTGTTCAG AAATTTGATGCCGTTGTTGGAGATGTTACTATCACAGCCAATCGATCAGAGATCGTGGATTTTACGTTACCCTATGCCGAAGGAGGGGTATCAATGGTTGTGCGGGTGAAAAAAGATATGAGCAAGGATACTTGGATATTCCTCAAGCCGTTGGAGTGGAAGCTCTGGGTAACAACTGGGGCTTTCTTTTTAATCATTGGCGTTGTAATTTGGATTCTCGAACACAGAGTGAACAGGGAGTTCAGAGGAGGGCCTCATCCTTTGTATCAGTGGGGCACCATgctttctttctccttctcgaCGCTTGTCTTCGCTCAGA AGGAGAGAGTGCTAAGCACTTTGGGCAGATTTGTAATTGGAATTTGGTTTTTTGTTGTGCTAATTCTCACACAAAGTTATACAGCAAATTTAACATCCATGTTAACAGTTCAACGATCCGATCCAACCTACAGTAATATTAATGAACTGATCAAATATGGGTACAATGTGGGTTATCAGGAAGGTTCGTTTGTGTTTGGAATGTTAAAGCAGAAGGGTTTTGCTGAGTCCAATCTGAAAATCTACAGGTCTCCTGAAGAATTTGATGAAGCCTTCTCGAAAGGAACAATTAAAGGTGGTATTGATGCTGCTTTCGAGGAGCTCCCATACATTGAACTCCTCCTTGCAACATACTGTGATAAATACATGATGGTTGGAGAAATCCATCAAAATGATGGACTTGGTTTT GTTTTCCCAAAAGGTTCTCCCTTAGCTCCTGatatctcaagaaaaatcttgAGCATAAGAGAAGAAGGTAAAACGCAAAAGCTTAAACAAGCTTCGTTCAAGAGCAAAATATCATGTTCTAACAAGGACGCCTTCGCTTCATCAAATAGTCTTACTCTTAGTAGTTTTTGGGTCCTTTTCCTCATTACAGGACTTTGTGCAGCATTTTCTATAATTGTGTTCTTAATTGTTTTCTTACGCGAAAACAGAGATATCTTGAATGATTCAAATTCTACAATTAGGGATAAAATCATCGATTTGCTTAAAAAGTTCTACGAATATGACGAGAATCGCATGATCACATATTTCGAATGCAATCCTGCATGCAACGAGCAAAATAAAGTCATCGTCAATGGAGATCAGCATGCAGCAGAAACTGTAGATACTGGAGATTCACCTCCAAGGATTGACAATTCTCCATCAATAGCAAGTTTCGGAATTGTTACCCCGCAGAATGGCAACTTCAATACAGCTAGAAGAAACTCTACAACATTAAACGCTGACTATGATATTGGATATTTTACAGCAACATCAGAAAGTGAtacagattttgaaaattctacaCCACGAGATAGTGATTCTGTGTCAGACGTTAGAACCTCAGCTTTACAACATTTAATGACACATGACGTTGATTTACAAGGTCATAGGGAATTTGAGGAACAATAA
- the LOC113319390 gene encoding glutamate receptor 2.9-like isoform X2, with amino-acid sequence MKELIIHNYYHQLFLFFFVIHFIGGDHELVVMGQNTKQVVVEEFKVGVVLDLNMSVSKVWLTSMNMALSDFYATTPRKRRLVLHVRDSNRDVLDASSATIDLIKNVEVQAIIGPMSSAQAIHMVLLGSRSQVPIISFSATSPSISLSQNPYFIRTSLEDSSQVNAIAAIVKAFGWRTVVPLYEDTEYGHGIVPYLVDALQNINTRVPYRSVFPNSASDDRIVQELHNLRTMQTRVFIVHMVSPLGLRIFEKAKQIGMMSEGYSWIVTEGLGSHLSSFNSSVIDSMQGVVAVRPYIAMSKELSSFGVKWKRKFQKENPDVERNLDILGIWAYDTVWALARAVEKLKSANVRFSKGTTASLNSSDVAKLGVSQIGPELLQGISNMKFKGLSGDFHLVDRQLQSKTFQILNVVGTGAREVGIWTHSNGIIKDISLVETAKSTYLTSNKDNLRPIIWPGDTTNIPKGWEIPTNHKKLRIGVPVKKGFNEFVKVEKNSDSYSGYKVTGYCIDVFDAALDKLRYAVLYDLIPFQNNDGKAGSYDDLVYQVTVQKFDAVVGDVTITANRSEIVDFTLPYAEGGVSMVVRVKKDMSKDTWIFLKPLEWKLWVTTGAFFLIIGVVIWILEHRVNREFRGGPHPLYQWGTMLSFSFSTLVFAQKERVLSTLGRFVIGIWFFVVLILTQSYTANLTSMLTVQRSDPTYSNINELIKYGSPEEFDEAFSKGTIKGGIDAAFEELPYIELLLATYCDKYMMVGEIHQNDGLGFVFPKGSPLAPDISRKILSIREEGKTQKLKQASFKSKISCSNKDAFASSNSLTLSSFWVLFLITGLCAAFSIIVFLIVFLRENRDILNDSNSTIRDKIIDLLKKFYEYDENRMITYFECNPACNEQNKVIVNGDQHAAETVDTGDSPPRIDNSPSIASFGIVTPQNGNFNTARRNSTTLNADYDIGYFTATSESDTDFENSTPRDSDSVSDVRTSALQHLMTHDVDLQGHREFEEQ; translated from the exons ATGAAGGAACTAATtattcataattattatcatcaactattcttgttcttctttgttattcaTTTTATAGGAGGAGATCATGAATTAGTGGTAATGGGTCAAAATACAAAACAAGTAGTAGTTGAGGAGTTTAAAGTTGGTGTGGTTCTTGATCTGAACATGTCTGTGTCAAAGGTGTGGTTGACTTCCATGAACATGGCTCTCTCCGACTTTTATGCAACTACTCCTCGTAAGAGAAGGTTGGTTCTCCATGTAAGGGATTCTAACAGAGATGTTCTCGATGCTTCCTCTGCAA CTATAGATTTGATAAAAAATGTTGAAGTCCAAGCGATCATAGGTCCCATGTCATCAGCACAAGCTATTCATATGGTTCTTCTTGGAAGCCGATCTCAAGTTCCGATTATTTCTTTCAGTGCAACaagtccttctatttctctttctcAAAATCCTTATTTCATTCGTACATCACTAGAAGATTCATCTCAAGTAAATGCCATTGCTGCCATTGTGAAGGCTTTTGGATGGAGAACAGTTGTACCTCTTTATGAAGACACCGAATATGGACATGGTATTGTTCCATATTTAGTTGATGCGCTTCAAAATATCAATACTAGAGTTCCTTATAGGAGTGTATTCCCCAATTCAGCTTCCGACGATCGAATTGTCCAAGAACTTCACAATTTAAGAACAATGCAAACAAGGGTATTCATTGTGCACATGGTCTCACCACTAGGATTACGTATTTTCGAGAAAGCTAAACAAATTGGTATGATGAGCGAAGGGTACTCTTGGATTGTTACGGAAGGCTTAGGCTCTCATTTGAGTTCGTTCAATTCTTCGGTTATTGATTCAATGCAAGGAGTAGTAGCTGTAAGGCCATATATTGCTATGTCCAAAGAGCTTAGCTCATTTGGGGTGAAATGGAAAAGAAAGTTTCAGAAAGAGAACCCAGATGTTGAAAGGAATTTGGATATTTTAGGTATATGGGCATATGATACAGTTTGGGCACTGGCAAGAGCAGTTGAGAAACTTAAAAGCGCCAATGTTCGATTCAGTAAGGGAACCACAGCCTCTTTAAACTCAAGCGATGTTGCAAAACTAGGTGTTTCTCAAATAGGTCCTGAACTTTTGCAAGGAATTTCCAATATGAAATTTAAAGGCCTAAGTGGGGACTTTCATCTCGTCGATAGACAACTGCAATCCAAAACCTTTCAAATACTCAATGTCGTTGGAACTGGGGCAAGAGAAGTTGGAATTTGGACACATTCAAATGGAATCATAAAGGATATAAGCTTAGTTGAGACTGCCAAAAGCACATACTTGACATCAAACAAAGACAACTTACGCCCTATCATATGGCCTGGAGATACTACGAACATTCCTAAAGGTTGGGAAATTCCAACAAATCATAAAAAGTTAAGAATTGGAGTTCCGGTAAAAAAGGGTTTCAATGAATTTGTGAAGGTAGAAAAAAATTCTGACAGTTATTCGGGATATAAAGTCACTGGTTATTGCATAGATGTGTTTGATGCTGCATTAGATAAGTTGCGATATGCTGTTCTCTATGATCTCATTCCTTTTCAGAATAACGATGGCAAAGCTGGAAGTTACGATGATCTTGTGTACCAAGTGACTGTTCAG AAATTTGATGCCGTTGTTGGAGATGTTACTATCACAGCCAATCGATCAGAGATCGTGGATTTTACGTTACCCTATGCCGAAGGAGGGGTATCAATGGTTGTGCGGGTGAAAAAAGATATGAGCAAGGATACTTGGATATTCCTCAAGCCGTTGGAGTGGAAGCTCTGGGTAACAACTGGGGCTTTCTTTTTAATCATTGGCGTTGTAATTTGGATTCTCGAACACAGAGTGAACAGGGAGTTCAGAGGAGGGCCTCATCCTTTGTATCAGTGGGGCACCATgctttctttctccttctcgaCGCTTGTCTTCGCTCAGA AGGAGAGAGTGCTAAGCACTTTGGGCAGATTTGTAATTGGAATTTGGTTTTTTGTTGTGCTAATTCTCACACAAAGTTATACAGCAAATTTAACATCCATGTTAACAGTTCAACGATCCGATCCAACCTACAGTAATATTAATGAACTGATCAAATATGG GTCTCCTGAAGAATTTGATGAAGCCTTCTCGAAAGGAACAATTAAAGGTGGTATTGATGCTGCTTTCGAGGAGCTCCCATACATTGAACTCCTCCTTGCAACATACTGTGATAAATACATGATGGTTGGAGAAATCCATCAAAATGATGGACTTGGTTTT GTTTTCCCAAAAGGTTCTCCCTTAGCTCCTGatatctcaagaaaaatcttgAGCATAAGAGAAGAAGGTAAAACGCAAAAGCTTAAACAAGCTTCGTTCAAGAGCAAAATATCATGTTCTAACAAGGACGCCTTCGCTTCATCAAATAGTCTTACTCTTAGTAGTTTTTGGGTCCTTTTCCTCATTACAGGACTTTGTGCAGCATTTTCTATAATTGTGTTCTTAATTGTTTTCTTACGCGAAAACAGAGATATCTTGAATGATTCAAATTCTACAATTAGGGATAAAATCATCGATTTGCTTAAAAAGTTCTACGAATATGACGAGAATCGCATGATCACATATTTCGAATGCAATCCTGCATGCAACGAGCAAAATAAAGTCATCGTCAATGGAGATCAGCATGCAGCAGAAACTGTAGATACTGGAGATTCACCTCCAAGGATTGACAATTCTCCATCAATAGCAAGTTTCGGAATTGTTACCCCGCAGAATGGCAACTTCAATACAGCTAGAAGAAACTCTACAACATTAAACGCTGACTATGATATTGGATATTTTACAGCAACATCAGAAAGTGAtacagattttgaaaattctacaCCACGAGATAGTGATTCTGTGTCAGACGTTAGAACCTCAGCTTTACAACATTTAATGACACATGACGTTGATTTACAAGGTCATAGGGAATTTGAGGAACAATAA
- the LOC113319390 gene encoding glutamate receptor 2.1-like isoform X3 yields MNMALSDFYATTPRKRRLVLHVRDSNRDVLDASSATIDLIKNVEVQAIIGPMSSAQAIHMVLLGSRSQVPIISFSATSPSISLSQNPYFIRTSLEDSSQVNAIAAIVKAFGWRTVVPLYEDTEYGHGIVPYLVDALQNINTRVPYRSVFPNSASDDRIVQELHNLRTMQTRVFIVHMVSPLGLRIFEKAKQIGMMSEGYSWIVTEGLGSHLSSFNSSVIDSMQGVVAVRPYIAMSKELSSFGVKWKRKFQKENPDVERNLDILGIWAYDTVWALARAVEKLKSANVRFSKGTTASLNSSDVAKLGVSQIGPELLQGISNMKFKGLSGDFHLVDRQLQSKTFQILNVVGTGAREVGIWTHSNGIIKDISLVETAKSTYLTSNKDNLRPIIWPGDTTNIPKGWEIPTNHKKLRIGVPVKKGFNEFVKVEKNSDSYSGYKVTGYCIDVFDAALDKLRYAVLYDLIPFQNNDGKAGSYDDLVYQVTVQKFDAVVGDVTITANRSEIVDFTLPYAEGGVSMVVRVKKDMSKDTWIFLKPLEWKLWVTTGAFFLIIGVVIWILEHRVNREFRGGPHPLYQWGTMLSFSFSTLVFAQKERVLSTLGRFVIGIWFFVVLILTQSYTANLTSMLTVQRSDPTYSNINELIKYGYNVGYQEGSFVFGMLKQKGFAESNLKIYRSPEEFDEAFSKGTIKGGIDAAFEELPYIELLLATYCDKYMMVGEIHQNDGLGFVFPKGSPLAPDISRKILSIREEGKTQKLKQASFKSKISCSNKDAFASSNSLTLSSFWVLFLITGLCAAFSIIVFLIVFLRENRDILNDSNSTIRDKIIDLLKKFYEYDENRMITYFECNPACNEQNKVIVNGDQHAAETVDTGDSPPRIDNSPSIASFGIVTPQNGNFNTARRNSTTLNADYDIGYFTATSESDTDFENSTPRDSDSVSDVRTSALQHLMTHDVDLQGHREFEEQ; encoded by the exons ATGAACATGGCTCTCTCCGACTTTTATGCAACTACTCCTCGTAAGAGAAGGTTGGTTCTCCATGTAAGGGATTCTAACAGAGATGTTCTCGATGCTTCCTCTGCAA CTATAGATTTGATAAAAAATGTTGAAGTCCAAGCGATCATAGGTCCCATGTCATCAGCACAAGCTATTCATATGGTTCTTCTTGGAAGCCGATCTCAAGTTCCGATTATTTCTTTCAGTGCAACaagtccttctatttctctttctcAAAATCCTTATTTCATTCGTACATCACTAGAAGATTCATCTCAAGTAAATGCCATTGCTGCCATTGTGAAGGCTTTTGGATGGAGAACAGTTGTACCTCTTTATGAAGACACCGAATATGGACATGGTATTGTTCCATATTTAGTTGATGCGCTTCAAAATATCAATACTAGAGTTCCTTATAGGAGTGTATTCCCCAATTCAGCTTCCGACGATCGAATTGTCCAAGAACTTCACAATTTAAGAACAATGCAAACAAGGGTATTCATTGTGCACATGGTCTCACCACTAGGATTACGTATTTTCGAGAAAGCTAAACAAATTGGTATGATGAGCGAAGGGTACTCTTGGATTGTTACGGAAGGCTTAGGCTCTCATTTGAGTTCGTTCAATTCTTCGGTTATTGATTCAATGCAAGGAGTAGTAGCTGTAAGGCCATATATTGCTATGTCCAAAGAGCTTAGCTCATTTGGGGTGAAATGGAAAAGAAAGTTTCAGAAAGAGAACCCAGATGTTGAAAGGAATTTGGATATTTTAGGTATATGGGCATATGATACAGTTTGGGCACTGGCAAGAGCAGTTGAGAAACTTAAAAGCGCCAATGTTCGATTCAGTAAGGGAACCACAGCCTCTTTAAACTCAAGCGATGTTGCAAAACTAGGTGTTTCTCAAATAGGTCCTGAACTTTTGCAAGGAATTTCCAATATGAAATTTAAAGGCCTAAGTGGGGACTTTCATCTCGTCGATAGACAACTGCAATCCAAAACCTTTCAAATACTCAATGTCGTTGGAACTGGGGCAAGAGAAGTTGGAATTTGGACACATTCAAATGGAATCATAAAGGATATAAGCTTAGTTGAGACTGCCAAAAGCACATACTTGACATCAAACAAAGACAACTTACGCCCTATCATATGGCCTGGAGATACTACGAACATTCCTAAAGGTTGGGAAATTCCAACAAATCATAAAAAGTTAAGAATTGGAGTTCCGGTAAAAAAGGGTTTCAATGAATTTGTGAAGGTAGAAAAAAATTCTGACAGTTATTCGGGATATAAAGTCACTGGTTATTGCATAGATGTGTTTGATGCTGCATTAGATAAGTTGCGATATGCTGTTCTCTATGATCTCATTCCTTTTCAGAATAACGATGGCAAAGCTGGAAGTTACGATGATCTTGTGTACCAAGTGACTGTTCAG AAATTTGATGCCGTTGTTGGAGATGTTACTATCACAGCCAATCGATCAGAGATCGTGGATTTTACGTTACCCTATGCCGAAGGAGGGGTATCAATGGTTGTGCGGGTGAAAAAAGATATGAGCAAGGATACTTGGATATTCCTCAAGCCGTTGGAGTGGAAGCTCTGGGTAACAACTGGGGCTTTCTTTTTAATCATTGGCGTTGTAATTTGGATTCTCGAACACAGAGTGAACAGGGAGTTCAGAGGAGGGCCTCATCCTTTGTATCAGTGGGGCACCATgctttctttctccttctcgaCGCTTGTCTTCGCTCAGA AGGAGAGAGTGCTAAGCACTTTGGGCAGATTTGTAATTGGAATTTGGTTTTTTGTTGTGCTAATTCTCACACAAAGTTATACAGCAAATTTAACATCCATGTTAACAGTTCAACGATCCGATCCAACCTACAGTAATATTAATGAACTGATCAAATATGGGTACAATGTGGGTTATCAGGAAGGTTCGTTTGTGTTTGGAATGTTAAAGCAGAAGGGTTTTGCTGAGTCCAATCTGAAAATCTACAGGTCTCCTGAAGAATTTGATGAAGCCTTCTCGAAAGGAACAATTAAAGGTGGTATTGATGCTGCTTTCGAGGAGCTCCCATACATTGAACTCCTCCTTGCAACATACTGTGATAAATACATGATGGTTGGAGAAATCCATCAAAATGATGGACTTGGTTTT GTTTTCCCAAAAGGTTCTCCCTTAGCTCCTGatatctcaagaaaaatcttgAGCATAAGAGAAGAAGGTAAAACGCAAAAGCTTAAACAAGCTTCGTTCAAGAGCAAAATATCATGTTCTAACAAGGACGCCTTCGCTTCATCAAATAGTCTTACTCTTAGTAGTTTTTGGGTCCTTTTCCTCATTACAGGACTTTGTGCAGCATTTTCTATAATTGTGTTCTTAATTGTTTTCTTACGCGAAAACAGAGATATCTTGAATGATTCAAATTCTACAATTAGGGATAAAATCATCGATTTGCTTAAAAAGTTCTACGAATATGACGAGAATCGCATGATCACATATTTCGAATGCAATCCTGCATGCAACGAGCAAAATAAAGTCATCGTCAATGGAGATCAGCATGCAGCAGAAACTGTAGATACTGGAGATTCACCTCCAAGGATTGACAATTCTCCATCAATAGCAAGTTTCGGAATTGTTACCCCGCAGAATGGCAACTTCAATACAGCTAGAAGAAACTCTACAACATTAAACGCTGACTATGATATTGGATATTTTACAGCAACATCAGAAAGTGAtacagattttgaaaattctacaCCACGAGATAGTGATTCTGTGTCAGACGTTAGAACCTCAGCTTTACAACATTTAATGACACATGACGTTGATTTACAAGGTCATAGGGAATTTGAGGAACAATAA